The DNA segment ACAGGATCAACGATGCCGGTGCCGGGATCGGTACCAGGCGTAATCGTTGCGTTCTGCGTCGTGACGGTCAGTGCATCGGCGCCAGCCTGCCCGGCTGCATTCAACGCCAACGCATTTACCGAATTAAGCGTGTACGTCAACGCGACTCCGCCGGCCTGCGTGATAACGCCGCCATCGAGTGCATTGGGAGTGTAGACAAACGTGTCATCAAGGGCTGAGCCCACCAGTTCGACAGAATCGCCCGCCGAACCACCGCCGTTGACCACAATATCGGTCAGGCCGGTTGGGAGTGTCGCGTTATCCAAGCGAATGGTGTCGCCGCCGCCAGCGGCATTGATGACAAGGGTGGTTTTGTTCGAGAAGTGGATCGGTTCAAAACCGTCGATAGCGATTTTTCCCCATGCAGGGTTGAGTTCGCTTTGGCTGTAAGTGATCGCATTGGCGGCAGCGTTTGCGTTTACCGTAAGGGTCGCCGCAACGACTAGATCCACAACCGGTTCCAAGCCGCTGAAGTGAACCACCTGCGTCGCATCGCCACTCACGTGGGTGACCGTCCCTGCATCGGCCGTTGGACCGATATCGTAAGTCGACGAATCGATCGCGTTTGGACCAACAAGCATCAGTTGATCGTTACCGGACCCACCGTCGTAGGTGATTCCGCCGGGCATGTCACTAAGCCCATCGATGTTGTCCAGGATCAGCGTATCATTGCCCGCTCCACCGAAGACATTGACGGTATCGATATCGATATCGCCACCAACTCCGCCACCGATTCGGCCAAGGATGGAGATCTCATCATTGCCATCCAGAAGGTCAAAGTTGACCACATCGATGTTATTGATATCCCGAATGCCGTACAGCAATAGTCCACTGACGCTGTCGGACACATTGACGATATTGTTCCCGGCCGTTCCCGCGGCGGTGAAGTTCGCAACGACGGTTTCGTCTCCGCTGGTCTGCGGGGTTGTGCCATCGGTCCCCAACAGTGTCAGCGTATTGGTATCGTTTAGGGAACCATCGTTGTCATCGATAATGATGTCGGTGTTGTTGACAAAGTCGATGTCAACAATCAGTGACCCATCGCTGGCGTTGGTGACAATCAGTTCGCCATTGTCGGGGCCAGAAGGTTTGACCACGATATTTTCGCTAACCGCACCGCCAAACATCGACGTGTGATAGATCAGCAGATCGGCTTGATCGCCGTCCGAACCAGCTGGTGCTCCTTCGTTGTAGAAGACGTCGATGTCCCAGCCCTGCGGTCGATCGTCAGCGTAAGGAGTGATCTCAAGCGTGTCGACCAGTTCGCCGCTGTTGTAATTCAGGAACGAAACGTTTCGGAAACCAAAGATCAACGTTCCATCAATAGGCGAGCTACCATTTAAGCTCCAGCGGAACTCATTGTCACCATCTGCATCGGGCTGAAATTCGGGCTGTGCCCCCGGGATAGGAGTGGCCGAACCGTCAACGTCGACACCGATAATTACCAGATTGTCGGTCTGATCGACGGTGTTGTTATTGTCACCAATGAAGTTCACCGTCTGGCTAGGATTGCCTGGTGTTGCCAACAAGGTTTCGATTGAAACAAACGTGACAGGCTGTGTTTCAATGCCACCGACAGATGAGGTCATCGAAACGTTTGGAGGGACCGCTTTGTCACTGTAGACGTTGGCTTCGTTCTGCAGGAACAGATTTAGAGTGTCGCCCGGCGAAGCGGGGGCGACGGGGATGCCACCGTCGATAAAGATCTGGGTGTCGACGCTTGGGGTGACGTTAAAGATGTCGTCCCCTTCTAAGCCACGAACGTCCAGGTCGGGGACGGTATCATCATAGGTGACGACATTTGCACCGAACTGCACCGTCGTCGCATCAATGTTGAACGTCTCGGCCGCACTGGTGCCATCGATCAACAGATCCGCTGTAATATTCCCAGCAAAGTCGTTGTTGGTGATATTGCCGGATCCGTCAATGATTCGAATTCCGTAGTTGTCGTTATTGGTGATCATGCTGCCCGAAACATTGGTCACGCCACCATCGCTAAGAATTCCACCGCCCGCACCTGGAGAGTTCGTGGCGAGGTTTGCATTGATCGTTGACAGGGTCACATCCAGGGTGCCTCCCGCATTGAAGATGCCTCCGCCACCCTGAAAGAAGTCGCCGCCATTGGCCGTGTTGTTTTCGATCGTGGTCCCATCGATCGTCATCGTTCCGGCCCCATTCCATAACCCACCCCCTTCGGCGGCTGCGGTGTTCCCGCTAACGGTTCCGCCGGTGATCAAGCTGTCGCCAGGGCCGGTGATATGTAGGCCGCCACCATTTCCGGGATTAGCTGACGTGGAGTTGTTGTCCAGGTTGACGTTCGTCAGCGTGATGCCTAGTCCAGCACCCGAGTTGTCCTCGATACCACCACCGGCACGAACGGCGGTATTGCCATCGATGAAGGTATTGGTGACGGTCAATGTTCCGCCTGCATCATTCAGAATCCCACCACCACTACCAGCTGCTCCGTCGGCGATGTTGGCGATGATTGTTGCGCTATCGATATTGATAAAACCGCCCGAATTAAAGACTCCGCCACCACCCTGATCGGACAACGCACCGCTCGCCGTGTTGCCAATGATGGTCGTTCCATCGATCGTCATCGTTCCTGTACCGTTCCACAGTCCACCACCTTCGGCTGCGGCCGTGTTTCCAGAAACCGTTCCGTCGGTGATCAAGCTGTCGCCAGGGCCGGTGATATGTAGGCCGCCACCATTTCCGGGATTGGCTGACGTGGAGTTGTTATCCAGGTTGACGTTCGTCAGCGTGATGCCCAGTCCGGGACCAGAGTTGTCCTCGATGCCACCGCCGGCTCGAACGGCGGTGTTGCCATCGATCAAAGTATTGGTGACGGTTAACGTTCCCCCTGCAGCATTCAGAATGCCGCCGCCACTACCTGACGCTCCATCGGCAGCGTTGCCGGTGACGAACGCGTTAGCGACATCGATCATGCCACCAATATTGAAAATCCCCCCCCCACCTTCACTGGCCCCTGCACCGCTAGCTGTGTTGTTTTCGATCGTCGCTCCGTCAATTGTCACAACGCTGTTTGTGCTCGCAATTCCGCCACCTATCACGCCGGAAATATTGCCTGCAATAGTCGGCGAACCGATGATTGCACTGGAATTCGCGATGTAGATCCCTCCGCCACTATTCGACGCACTGTTGTCAGAAATGTCGACACCGCCATCGATGGTCAATGTGCCAGCAGAGAAGAAATCAACCCCGCCGCCTGCGTCAGTCGCGAAGTTATTACTGATCGATGTCCCGGCTTGAAGATTTAGGTCAACATTCCCCGGAGTGGCTGAAATGCCTCCGCCAAAAGTGGCTTGGTTGTCGTGGATCGAAGTTCCTGAAATGGTTGCGACTGCCGCCACTCCAGCCGATCCGTCAAGGATCCATATGCCACCACCGCTGGCACCACCAGCATTATTTCCCGCGATTTCACCGCCCGTAATGCCAATCGTTTCTGCTTGATCAATCTGTAGACCACGTCCGGGCGTGTTGATCAAATCAACATTCGTCAATTGAACGTTGTCGTTGATTGCCAAGCCACCGGTGATGATCAAAGAGGCTGCGTAGGCCGTATCCAGTGTCGTGATCTGTAGTTGGTCGCCTTGGTCCCCCAGGTTCACGGTCAATGAATTTGTCGGGTTGGGGATCACCGTGTTTTCAAAGGTCGCCCCGTTGTCGATGATTTCAATCTCGCCAGGATTGACGCTATCCTGCAAGGTTGCGTCATTGGGGGTGCCCAAAGGCAGATTGAGGATGGTGTCGGCGGCATTGCCTGCAGCAATTGGTTCCAGTCCGTCGTAAGTAATTGTTGTTGTTAGCCCACCGTCGCTCAAAACGATGTTGCCGTTGTTCCCGTTAGGACCGACATCCACGTAGTTCAAGACTTGTGTCTGAACCGTACCGAAAATGGTCAATTCATCACCGGTCACTCCGGACTGGAGGCCACCATTGAACTGCACCGAAGTTGTGAACATTCCGTTTGCATTAAAATCGATGATGACAGAATCGTCACCATCGAGTCCCTCGAAGATAACGTTGGATGTTTGGATTTCGATCGGCGCTGCGCCATCAAGCGAATAGGCGACCGAATCATTTGTCGATCCTCGCATCAACAGCAGTGTGTTGTTGGCTGCGGTGCCCGTGATGGTCACGGCACCGGGGTTCTGCAGGTCAAACGTTTCGATCGAGATGTAATCGATCTGTCCGCCACCCACGTTGACCGAAGATTCGGTAACGGTCATCGGGTTGCCAGCTGCATCGACGATCAAGGTGTCGCCAGGTGAAGTTGGTGCAACCGGATCCTGTCCGTCGATCAAGAAGGACGTGGTTGCCTGAGGGGTGGGGACAAAGGTGTCATTGTCGTCTCCGCCACTCACGTTCGTGACCGGGGCGTTGATTGTCCCCGCCAAAGTGACCGTTGCTCCGACGCCAATATCGCTGTCGCTAATTGGATGATCCACTTCGACAGTGACTGCACCTGCGGGAGCGTTCAAGGTCGCACTCGCCTGCACGTCGATATCGTCTCCAGCGGAAAGAAGGATGTCGCCCGCGTTAGACTGTAGCGTCGCTCCGGTCGCCGTGATTGAATCTGCAGCGCCGGCGGAGTCGTCGACAGCGATTATTAGGTTTCCTGTGACCGTGATGTTTTGGTTGATGGTCATCGCCCCGGTCGATATCGCAGCCACTGAACCTGCGGTGATCGGTTGATTGAACTCAATCGTGCCGGCGTTCACCAATAAAGCTCCTGCAGCAATATTCGTGGGCGAAGTTTGAAAGCGAACTAGACCTCCGGCGGCCGCGTCCAATACCAAGTCCGCCGTAAACGATGGGTCCAAGCCCTCCACACCAATAACATCGGCTGCATTGCTCGAATTGATTGTTAACGAACCGGTTGGGTTCATGAAGAACGTATCTTCAAAGGTGCTGCCCGTTAGTTGGCTACCGCCGACTGTCCCCGGATCGTTGCTTAACACCGCATCAAGGTTTGCAATCGCAGGGAGATCGAAAATGATGTCGGTGGCAACCCCGCCATTGATAATCGGTTCTAAGCCGGCAAATGTGATTAGCTTGGCGTCCTGTTCAATCTGACCATTGAACCCGTTTGCGTCACTATCAACAAATGTGTAGGTCGTGGTTCCGACAGGGCCGGTATAGCCATCGAGCGTTAGGCTGTCACCTGCGGGAGTCGCTTGGTCGCCACCGTCAAACGAGAATCCGCCGTCAGGAATTGGATTGCCGTTGGAGAAATCGATGAACAGCGAATCATCCCCGTCACCCCCTGCAAAGCTAATCGAATTCAACGTCGCGGCAGCAACTGTGGTCACTGTTCCGTCTTGGATGATATCGACCAGGCTGTTATCACCGGCGTTCACTCGCAATTCGAATTGGTTGTCGGATCCATCCCCCACAAAGACCGGATCGGTGGTGAGAATCTGCAGGCTCCAACCGGAGGCGATTTCGCCGAGGTCGTTGTCATGATCGTCGAATGCATAGAGTTTCCACTCGCCGTTCGCGTCTACACCATTGAAAAACGTCAAATCGGTATTGCTAGCTCCCTGGGGAGCTGGCGAGGGAAAGTCATTAATGGTGCGCGGGATGACGGTACCGGCTTCGCTTTTATCATCGGGGGTTCCGACTGTAGGCAAGAACGATCCGCTAACTAATTCGCCACTGTCAGGGAACCCCGTCGCCGCTTGTGCGTCAAAGGTGACATCCAAGCTGCTGACCGCACTCAGTCCGCCGACGCTTCGCATCAAGATCGTTGCGGTGCCATTTGGATCGACCAGCATCAAACCCACATCATCGGGCGAGTCGTGCGAAAATCCTTCAATTTGAACATTCACATCGGTAACGGTGCCGTTCAGCCCCGAAACCTCAATCGAAGAAGGATAGGTCGCCGCTGGAGCAGCATTGTCCAGCATGATCGCATCGGCATTCGCAAACGTTGTTAGCAATCGGCGCTGTTCAAGGTTCTCATGTCCGAGCAATCGTTTTCGAAGCTCTTGGCGACGCGACTTCTTTTGCGAGTGACGCTTGTCGGTGCGAGCGGGTTTCGAAGCACGAAAGATATTGCGAATGCTCATGTCACGGTCCTGAAAAACTAGATGCAAATACGATGTGAGCGACCTCTAATCGCGCCGGTGGGAATTCTTCCCCCTAGCAAGACGGGGGAGATGGCGACAATGAGAGGTGTGAATATCGGTAGAATAGGCAGAGCTGATGGCGCTTGCAACGAATTTGTCATGCGGGCTTCTAAGAAATTTCGGAAAAATAAAAATTTCAGGTTGACTAAATGCGGCTCCTTGACCAACCGTAAATCGACGTTTGCAAGGCGAAAGCAAGGGGATCCTCACGTTTCGCCCCCCCCGGTGAGGACCGTTGAGGAGTGCACCGAACGGATTGCCCGCCGGAATTAAAGATTCCGCGAAAATTGACGCGAATGCGCAGAATGACGCCGGCTCCGTAGAGCGGCGTCGATTGGGGCTGGGCGATTAAGGCTGCCGTCCGGGAAAAGTATGCCCGCTTAGATGGAGGACATTGGCAGCTTCTGCTCCTGTGAGAGTTTCTCGGAGCCGATGGCGACGATCCGCTGGTGAGGTTATTCGATTGACCGAAAAGCGATTCGCCAACGAAAAAAGGGGCCCGACCGAAGTCGGACCCCTATTTGGGAAAATCAATTGCTGCGTTGGGAGTCTAGAACAGCAGCGAGATGCGAGCGGTCAATCCGCTGTAAGTGGTCGTTTCGCCTACATCGACTAGTTTGTTGCTGCGAACCGAGTCGATATATCCGCGAGTCGAAACGGTTTCGTACCAACCGCTCATCATGTATCCGGTCTGCAGGCGTAGGTTGTTCTTGTGGTTCATCCAACCGAGCCCAAGTTCGGCTTCCAGTACGGGGGTTGCGTGGAAGTCTTTGAAGTCGTTTGCGATGACACCGCCACCAAACTGATTTACTTGACGGTAGTTGGCGGTCCATTCACCGGCCATCAAACTGCCCATTCCCTTGCCGTAAAGAAACAGTCCCGTTCCGCAGCTGTAACGTTCGAAATCAAGTCCACCAGTGATGCCGAAGCCGTCGAAATCGATATCGGTCGAAACGGTGGTCAGTCCGGTTGCTACAGCAATTGTCTGCGATCCAACAAATCGTTGCTCGGTGTTGCCGTAGCGAAGGCCAGCCGACCAGTTCACGACACTGTTCTCGGTTCGTTTCCAAATTTGACGATAATTGAAGTCGAGCGTCTGGAAGGACATGTCATGGGCAGCAGTCGCCTGCAAACTTGCGGCTCCTGCGGTCAACCCACTTGGGTGAATGACTTGGGAATCGATGATATTACCTGGACGAGCGGTAAGCGTATTGGTGTCTCCGCCATCCCAGCGGGTATACGCCAGGTTCAAGCTGCTGCATTGATTTGCGGCAAGGGCTAGGCCGAAGCGATAACCAGGCTCGGCATCCATATCCAAGATTCCCATAGGACCAGTCGGAGCTGGGTTTGCCCCTCCCAAGCCATCCGTTTCGATAGCATGAATCAGGTCACTGCTGCCCGGAGTTAGGTAGAGGAATTCCGCGTACCCTCCGGTTCGGTGAGCCCACCATGGCTGGCAAGCTACAGCCGCTTTGCGTCGGCTCTTTCGCATTCCATGGCCGCCAGTGTCGCATCCGCCGTCGCAACCGATTGTTTCGCAACCGCATGTGTTTTCCATGATGCCGCAGCTGCCGTCGCAGACAGGAGCTTCACAGCCGCAGCTGTTTTCGTATCCGCCAGGATGGTAAGCGGACCCTGAACGGGCGAATGCTCCCGCCTGCTGAATGTCGTTGCCGTTTAGGTGGCGATTGATTGCGTCCTCGTATGCCGAGTTCGATTGGACGTCATTGTCTTGGGCCCCGTAACCATCCGCTGCGTAGGTGCCAGAGGTGTTTGCTGCAGCTAGGCCGCCAAGCACGGCTAATCCAGTGGCTGCCATGCAGTTACGCAGTTTCGAAATCAATCCAGTGGACATAGGATCCGCCCTTAAGTAATGCAATCAATCGTTAAGACATGCGGGGACGGCACCAGACGGCACTTCCGTGACAAACGGAATCTTCCCCTTCTACAGAGTGATTGATCGACCCGTCAGAGACGAAAAATTACGATTAACTAGATCCAGGTGAACAGCCTTCCTAACCGGTAAACTTTGACATTCCTTGCTCAATGCATGAGAACTAGCCGCAAATGCTGTTTCCCGCTGTAGATTTGTCCCCTAGCCCGATCGGTTTAGAACGGAAAGGGAAACGTCCTGTTTGCGGGGTGCCCGTTCCGTAAATCGCGCAGGGGGATCGATGGGGTTTACTATGTTCTCCTCTCCAGGGAGGGGCGATTTGTGAGTGAGGAGAGGGGTACTGCGCCGATGTTTTGACGTCGGTCCTTCATGTCCCCTCGGTTGTCCCCTGAATCTAAACCTTGAGGGAGATTATGCATCGCCGGCCTGCTCCGACGAACTGCCAAAGACAATTCGTATTCGATGCCGTCGAAGGAATGCATGGCGGCACGTGTTTGGGCGGCACGTGTTGCGGTCTGGAGTCGCAATCGTCCGTGGCTTGTCGGGGCTAGCTCTTGGGCTGTGACTTCTTGAATTTGTCAGGACTGGGGACTGGAACATCGACAACCAATTTGCGGATGACCGCGTCGGTATCCATCCCTTCCGCCTGAGCTTGAAAGTTCGTTGCGATTCGGTGTCGAAGAACGGGAATGGCCATTCGCGTCACATCTTCGGGAGCGACACTGAATCGTCCATCCATCGCGGCCAACGCTTTCCCCGCAGCGATCAGATTCTGACCGGCTCGTGGTCCCGCACCCCAGTCGACTAAATCTCGAATGTATTCTGGCGCTGATTCGTCGGCGGGACGCGTCGCCCGCACCAGGCTCGCCGCATAGCGAATCACAAGTGGGCTTACGGCGACACTATCGACTAGTTTCTGAACGTTCAGGATCGCCCGCCCCGAAAGGACTTTGTTCGGCTGCTCTGATTCGCCTCGAGTCGTCGCGGTGAGGATTTGTTCTTCTTCGATGGCCGACGGGTACCCAACCTTGATGTTAAACATGAAGCGATCGAGCTGAGCTTCAGGAAGCGGATACGTGCCTTCCTGTTCGATCGGGTTCTGAGTTGCGATCACAAAGAAAGGCTTCGGCAAATCCATGGTCTCGCGACCCACACTGATTTGCCGCTCCTGCATCGCTTGCAGCAATGCAGCCTGAGTCTTCGGAGGGGTTCGGTTGATTTCGTCAGCCAATAAGATGTTCGTAAAAATCGGTCCTTCCTCAAACCGAAAACTTCGACGCCCCTGTTCGTCTTCTTCTAAGACCTGCGTCCCCGTGATATCCGACGGCATTAAATCGGGGGTGAATTGAATTCGTTTGAAACTGACATCCAAAATATTTGCCAATGTGCTGACCATCAGCGTTTTGGCCAATCCGGGAACCCCCTCCAGCAAACAATGGCCGCGAGTAAAAATCGCCGCAAGCAATTGTTCGATGACCTCGTCTTGACCAACGATCACTTTGGCCAATTCGGTGCGCATCATCTGTTGGTGCTGAGCGAATTCTCGCAGCACATCCCCTAGATTACGCGACTTTCCAGCTGGCGGCGGTGGGGGAGTAGGAGCGGTTGGCATTGCAGGAACATTTTCAAAAAGACAAATTCACGGGAAGGGCCCGTATCTTACGGGGAAGGAACCTATTCAAGCAACGTCGCTCCTCGGCGGGTGCTTTTTTGGGCCGGGAAGCGTACCATAGCTATGGCTGATCGTTCATTTAAATGGAGTTGATATTGGTGCGTGCTTTTGCCTTCGTTTGTCTGTTTTTTGTTGCACCAAACCTGACCGCCAGTCTTTCGGCGGCGGAGATCACCGCGAACGACGTCCAGCGGTCGATCAACGGGGGTGTTCAATACCTCCGTTCGACGCAATCAGAAAATGGAAGCTGGCCCGCTTACCAGGGCCAAACCGGTGGCTTGAGTTCCCTTTGTACGCTAGCCCTTCTAAATTGCGGCCTACCGGCCGATGACCCGACCATTAAGAAGGCACTCCGCTATCTACGCGGTTTGACGCCCGATCGCACCTATTCGGTCTCGCTTCAGACGTTGGTGTTTTGCCAGCTTGGGGCGGCCAGCGATATCGGCGCGATCACTCGCAACGTGCGGTGGCTGGAATCGGCGCAATCAAACCGAGGCGGCTGGGCTTACGGAACGAATTCTGCGGGGCCTGACCCATCGAATACTCAATTCGCGCTATTGGCTTTGGGGGCGGCACAGGATCGAGGCATTCGCGTTGACCCGGCGGTCTTTCAAAAGTCGCAGACCTACTGGCTGCAATCCCAGAAGAACGATGGTGGATGGAGCTATCAGAGCGGATTTTCCCGAGGCAGCATGACGTGTGCCGGGATCGCTTCCTTGATCATCTGCGAAGGGCGAATCGGTCGCGGAGACGCACAGATTGTCGATGGCCGTATCATTTGCTGCGGTGGGGCCTCCGAAGAATCCGAGCCGATCGAAGAAGGGCTCGCTTGGTTGGGAAACCGCTTTAGCGTGAATACGCATCCTGGCGCAAGTGGAACCGCCTCGCTTTTCTATTACCTGTATGCAATGGAACGCGTCGGGCGGATGACCGGACATCGCCTAATTGGTGGCCACGATTGGTATCGCGAAGGGGCTGAATTCCTGATCGGAATCCAGGACCCGTTCCAGAACCGCTGGCGAGGAAATGGCTTTGGTGAAACCGATCCTAACATTACAACATCGCTGGCCTTGTTATTCCTTTCCAAAGGGAAGCGACAGGTGGTCGTTGGACGATTGCAATACGTTAATCAAGGTGCCGCCCAGCCACCGGATGACTGGCAGCGACATCGTGGGGGCCTGCAGCAATTGGTTCGCCACGTTGAAAGGGCTTGGGGGCGTGATCTAACGTGGCAGACGCTCCGTTTAGAGGACGCATCCACCGCCGACCTCTTGCAAACACCGGTATTGATTATCAGCGGCAGCGATGCGTTGCAATTGTCACCCGAACGCAGCGCAGTTCTGAAAGACTATCTGGACAACGGAGGCTGCATTCTTTTCGAAGCGAACGCGGGTGATGGGTGTGGAGATGCAGGCCCCTTCGAACGGAGTGTACAGAAACTTTGCCAGGAATGGTTCCCAAGTTCCCGCCTGGAAAAGCTTCCTCCTGAACATCCGGTTTGGTCCGCCGAAGGTCGAGTCCAACCCTCGCATCTTGGGAATGACTTTTGGCTTTACGGGGTCCAGGCTTGCTGCCGGACCGCTGTGATGTATTCCCCGAAAAGTCTTGCCTGTCGCTGGGAGCTAAGCGACCCTAGCGAGCAACGCATGGCAACGCCCGCTGTCATCCGCAAGGAAACCGCAGCGGCTGTT comes from the Roseimaritima multifibrata genome and includes:
- a CDS encoding Lpg1974 family pore-forming outer membrane protein, whose amino-acid sequence is MSTGLISKLRNCMAATGLAVLGGLAAANTSGTYAADGYGAQDNDVQSNSAYEDAINRHLNGNDIQQAGAFARSGSAYHPGGYENSCGCEAPVCDGSCGIMENTCGCETIGCDGGCDTGGHGMRKSRRKAAVACQPWWAHRTGGYAEFLYLTPGSSDLIHAIETDGLGGANPAPTGPMGILDMDAEPGYRFGLALAANQCSSLNLAYTRWDGGDTNTLTARPGNIIDSQVIHPSGLTAGAASLQATAAHDMSFQTLDFNYRQIWKRTENSVVNWSAGLRYGNTEQRFVGSQTIAVATGLTTVSTDIDFDGFGITGGLDFERYSCGTGLFLYGKGMGSLMAGEWTANYRQVNQFGGGVIANDFKDFHATPVLEAELGLGWMNHKNNLRLQTGYMMSGWYETVSTRGYIDSVRSNKLVDVGETTTYSGLTARISLLF
- a CDS encoding AAA family ATPase encodes the protein MPTAPTPPPPPAGKSRNLGDVLREFAQHQQMMRTELAKVIVGQDEVIEQLLAAIFTRGHCLLEGVPGLAKTLMVSTLANILDVSFKRIQFTPDLMPSDITGTQVLEEDEQGRRSFRFEEGPIFTNILLADEINRTPPKTQAALLQAMQERQISVGRETMDLPKPFFVIATQNPIEQEGTYPLPEAQLDRFMFNIKVGYPSAIEEEQILTATTRGESEQPNKVLSGRAILNVQKLVDSVAVSPLVIRYAASLVRATRPADESAPEYIRDLVDWGAGPRAGQNLIAAGKALAAMDGRFSVAPEDVTRMAIPVLRHRIATNFQAQAEGMDTDAVIRKLVVDVPVPSPDKFKKSQPKS
- a CDS encoding DUF4159 domain-containing protein translates to MRAFAFVCLFFVAPNLTASLSAAEITANDVQRSINGGVQYLRSTQSENGSWPAYQGQTGGLSSLCTLALLNCGLPADDPTIKKALRYLRGLTPDRTYSVSLQTLVFCQLGAASDIGAITRNVRWLESAQSNRGGWAYGTNSAGPDPSNTQFALLALGAAQDRGIRVDPAVFQKSQTYWLQSQKNDGGWSYQSGFSRGSMTCAGIASLIICEGRIGRGDAQIVDGRIICCGGASEESEPIEEGLAWLGNRFSVNTHPGASGTASLFYYLYAMERVGRMTGHRLIGGHDWYREGAEFLIGIQDPFQNRWRGNGFGETDPNITTSLALLFLSKGKRQVVVGRLQYVNQGAAQPPDDWQRHRGGLQQLVRHVERAWGRDLTWQTLRLEDASTADLLQTPVLIISGSDALQLSPERSAVLKDYLDNGGCILFEANAGDGCGDAGPFERSVQKLCQEWFPSSRLEKLPPEHPVWSAEGRVQPSHLGNDFWLYGVQACCRTAVMYSPKSLACRWELSDPSEQRMATPAVIRKETAAAVQLGQNIIAYATGRDLKDKLDTRSILVTDFDAANQRGVLRIPKLAAATDSQEANRALPNLTTMLRDKFSVRVMPVETEVPLDAEALSAFPIVWFHGRTDFVWSDSDRQELRKYIDNGGVVLADSICGSEAFAKAFRREWKAAIPESPLESMLPDHPAMTAQFGYDLSNVTLRKPSVGPKGITISKRKTSPTIEFAMHKGLVAAYLSPYDLSCALESSNSIQCPGYDTTDAAKIGINLILYAMQQ